AAACACTTGCTAACATTTAAAGCGCCTTTGATTGACCCCCAAAAAGTTCTAAGGTTCCCTCAGGCTTTTTCTGACATCTTAGCACAAACCATGGCGTACAGAAAGCTTGCATATGGCATCAGAGCGATCTCATAAGGTAGCCAGTCAGctacaaaataatttccaaGGGCTTAATCAGAGACTTTAAATGGTGTCAGGTGATAGAAGCagacaaaacaactgaaaataaTCTGTTTTCTTTGTAACGTACATCACAGGCAATTTTGAGATGACCCATTTAGGAGGCCCGAACCAACCAGCCAATGAGGGCGGCCTCAATAAGAGCACTAGATAAAGCAGGGTCATTAACGTGTTTTTAATTGGCTGACAGCGATGGCGTCCCAGGGGAGGAATCCACATGTAATTGCTGTTCTTGATCTATTTCACACTCATGAATAGGAGCAACATGAAATGTCTCTTGGGCTTTTGTTTTAGCAGGTCCATCATGGCCACTCACTGGCCCACGGTGGCAGGGCCGCAGCCATCATTTTAAACTTCAATGAGCAAACGCTCAACTCGCATTTAACGGATCCTCATCATAGTGGCTAAAGACCTAAAAGCGGCAAAACATAGTAGCTACTAGAACTTGGAAAAGGACAGACTGGGAATCAAAACTTGTGGTTTGTAGGAGACATTTTCTCATAAGTGcagtatgcaaaaaataaaataaaaatgctttggtcGGGTTGTCTTTGAGTAATTTAGCTAAACATACTGGCTAGCCTGCTAACATCAGCGTCTGAGGTTGGAGCTATAGCGCAGCCATAAAACTTTAAATCACTCTcctgaaaaatgacaaaatggcgtCAGCCCACTGTCGTTCTCAGTGGCTCAATTCACCTCATgcatctttttttgtaatttttttttatctgacacAATTTCAAACTGAGGCAGTAGAAAAGAAGGCTAAACTCATCTCATGCTTTCTCAAGGCTCTTCCTTGGTCAAATGACAGAAGTATTTGTGGTGCTCTCCGAAACTCCACGACGACGTGACATCACGGTGGAAAGGTCTACGACTTTCAATTTCTCATTCACTGTTCAAACCTCACATGAGAAGTTGATGAATTGCTTTGAGACTGTTGGAAAGACCTGTGATGATTCCAGGGTGAGGACCCAAATAGCAGGAGGGTTGACCACAGCCTCCCAAGGGAGATTTGTGCTAATTAGAATATAAATAGCAATTCCGCTAAAGGCTCAAATTGGGTTGCTTGAGGCTTCTTAATTCAATAATTTGTCCATGGACGTCTTGttaaatttgacatttacagataatgttgcatttatttcatagtcaagtggcttttattttattattattatgattggaAAAGAGCAATGGTTGTGCACAATTGTGATGCCCTTATTTGGTGTGAGCGATATGGCAAGCAAGCTCCGCCCACAGTGCTGGATTCAGAGAAAAGGCCACCACCGTCTCCCTCTCCTCCCATCACAGAGAACTGCCACACGCTTCATTTCCTGTCAAGGTAGGAAATATttgctgctctttttttcttcttctttcaaagtAAAGCATCCTTAGGCAAACTGGAAAGTGGCAATTTAAGCCAGGAAATCAGTAGTTTGATTTACGTGTTTCGTTTTTAGAACATTAATTTAATATGTGATATatgtattaaatttaaaatcatggtgttttcattttaatgcattttaaaacaaaaatattgatgtAATCTTGCTATTATTGATTTTGAGAGTTAACTtggactttttaaaattttcgtgttttatttaaatgcatgtatttaatattgtatgttttaatttttaaagcaaCGTCAGgaatggattttttaaaaatgtatttagtttttaaaataaagtataattgattcccatttttatttttatttttttacccaaaacaTTCTTGAATAAGAGGAGATAAACCTCCaataaaataagcattttaGCCCAAAAACATTGGTtggctttaaaaacaacatttttttttttaataaaaaacaaaagatgcaaATAGGTGAATGGGTGTATGCAGTGgtccactgtatttgtttatttttatgtgaagaaatttttttaattaattagtttttaaatgtacatttttattttttgttaagtattttaaaatattaacgttttttttaaacccaatacatttcatttcaaaactttgtatatttattttatttaaaaaaaaaatgcatttgtgttcatcattttaacatttttgtctgtttttatgaAGTAAAAGCTTTAACCCATATTTGATATTAAGTTAAAATGGTTGCTGCATACCTCACTATACACCATCAAAATcgttgcatcatcatcatcaagtttATTGATGTACTGGACAGGAATCCCCACAAAATTGCATTTCACCTTTATGGTAATATAGAAATTATGacctttttaaacacttttactGTGGGCAGAACACttagccattctttttttttttgttaattggcTTTACAGTGATTACTCAGTGGTGCCCTttattaaaggtagcacagttCTCCAACATGACGCACCAGTTCGCCACCCTGTCCGAGGCTCAGAAGAAGGAACTCCACGAGTCCGCCATGCGCATCGTCTCTCCGGGGAAGGGCATCCTGGCTGCGGACGAGTCAGTGGGTACGTATGTACACGACTCTACCGCGCTACCTtgagttctcttttttttttacagtggagACAagcagccagaaaaaaaaaaaatacaaaatgaaaacactcgcAAGGAGCATGGAACAGACATTTCTAttgggaaaatgtattttgtttgaatTCTACGAGTTTTTGAGCTTTGATGTTTTCGGCAGGCAGCATGGCCAAGCGTTTGGCCCAGGTGGGCGTGGAGAACACCGAGGAGAACCGTCGTCAGTTCCGTCAAATCCTGTTTAGCGCAGATGAGCGCGTCAACGGCTGCATCGGCGGCATCATCTTCTTCCACGAGACGCTCTACCAGCACTCGGACGCAGGGGTCGGCTTTGTCAAAATGATCCGAGATAGAGGCATCCTGGTTGGCGTCAAGGTACGGTTACAATTAGGGTTCGCTTAgggcaggggtgtccaaactacggctcGGGAACCATTTGCCACCtgccgtcctttttttttttgtggattgcGGCCCGAGCtgaattaaatgtaaaacttttttctatgtaattttaaagtggaagtcaactttaaacatttcttgaaaataatatgtgactaaacatgacattctgattaatattacatttgtggaatatgagagccagccgttttatccatctcagggggcggccattttcctacttcctgtcgactgaagatgacatcaatgggtgagctgtgattggtcgttgcctgagtcgacagcaagtggcaaaatggccgcccactgagatggataaaaacagctggattttgctgcttaactcatattccactaacacaatactaaccagaataccatatttagaccaatgggactgcatggaacatattattgtcaaaaaataaataaatggggggttgacttccgctttaaaactgctgggtcaaaataacccaaattgggcaCAATAGCCTAGCGCAGCTCTGAATCCAAAAAGAATAAGCGTTGGTTATTTATACCCAATGCATTGGGTTgaggatgttttcttttcttgctcAGGTTGACAAAGGTGTTGTCCCTCTGCCAGGAACCTGCGGAGAAACCACCAGCCAAGGTGAGTACCGGAAATGTATCAGACTGTACAACTCCTCCTCTTGCCTATTAAGGAATAAACAACAAACCTGTATAAAATGTTTGTCCGTAGGTCTGGACGGCTTGGCAGAGCGCTGCGCCCAGTACAAAAAAGATGGCGCCTCCTTCGCCAAGTGGCGCTGCGTGATGAAGATCAGTGACGCCAACCCATCCAAGCTAGCCATCAGTGAGAACGCCAACGTACTGGCTCGCTATTCCAGCATCTGCCAGCAGGTGGGTGTACACAGCCCGCACGCTAAATAGACCTTTTCATCATGGCGTTGCTGATGAGTAGTTTGAATTTAATTAACTTGAATAGTTTTTTGGCTATGGATCGTGTTTTCATGTTGTTACAAACTGTagtatgtataaaataatatggAGATACGGTTTATCCAGTATTGGTACAGCTTGGATCATATTTGAATCTCCTGCGAaccttatttttgttgtaaaagGTTATGTGATATAACATTGTCAttcttgattggctgttacATCTTCGACTTTGCGATGCCTTCTCCTCCAGCAAGGCATGGTGCCCATCATCGAGCCCGAGCTCTTACCTGACGGAGATCACGACCTCAAGCGCTGCCAATATGTCACAGAGAAGGTGAGCGACTAATCTCTCATATTTAGACTTAAAGACATTTCAATAAAGCAACTATTGTTTTGGAGTTCAGGTGCTGACGGCGGTTTACCAAGCCATGTCGGACCACCACGTATACCTGGAGGGCACGCTGCTCAAACCCAACATGGTGACACCGGGACATGGCTGCAGCAAAAAGTACAGCCCGGAGgacgtcgccatggcaacactcACCGCCCTGCGTCGCACTGTTCCTCCGGCGGTGGCGGGTAAGTCAACCCTAACACCAAGACGTCACTCGTACTTCCGCTTGTTCTTCGTTTTTGCCAACAACCTTATTTCCGGGTAGGCGTGGCCTTCCTCTCAGGGGGCCAGAGCGAAGAGGAGGCGTCCGTGCACCTGAACGCCATCAATAACTGCCCGCTGGCCAAACCCTGGACCCTCACCTTCTCCTTCGGACGTGCCCTGCAGGCCTCGGCGCTGCGGGCCTGGCGCGGACACAAGGAGAACGAGAAGGCCGCCACGGAGCAGTTCATCAAGAGGGCCGAGGTCAGAGGGGGCAAAAGATCACACGATGCTCTTAATGTACAAGTAgagattttctttgtttttacttcACTTTCCTCAAGTCTGGCCTCTCTAACTTAGCCTGCAAATATTCAAACCGTGGCTCAGTTTTTGATGCAAGTGCAGTTTCAACTCATTTACTTACTGTAACTCTAGTGTGAATAGCGAAAATCAGAAATTGACCCCCACCCAAAGAGGTTTGTAATTGTCTattgatgccacaagatggcggcaaaacaatTTACTCCATTAGACAAGGCTAAGgcctgactaaatgaagctcctccccttaCTTCAACATAGTATCTTGGTCAAGCAGCCACCAGATGTTGGCtaagtaatatttttatattagacaTGGCTTGGGCCTGATCAGTTCAGTTTTTTGGCAAATTAAAAGTAGAAGGTACAAATATCTGTTTTTGAGTGTTGGTGGGTCAGAAAATTTAATATTCAGGTGCAGGCCGCCCGCTGCTCTCTCCAAATACACAGCATTACAGTATGTGAATTTTTCGAAAATTGTTCATGATGtagttgttgtgtgtgtgtctgtgtcaggTCAACAGCCTGGCGTGTCGAGGAAAGTACAAGGGCGCCGACAACTACGCTGATTCTGCGCACGGCGTCTACGGATCCTGTTACTCATACTAAACACGCTCATAAAGCTGAGACGCCTCCATCAACATACAAACGTGAATAGAAACTGTTGTGATATAGTCAGGGGGATTTCACTTATTGTTACCACCTAGCAAACTTACTTGAAAACAGTagctttaaatttaaattgataACCATGCTTGAAAGCAGAACCCAGACTATAACCCAATCGAGTCATTATACCTCAACTTGAGACCCTAAACCTAGCTTGACACGcctaaattgaaataaatcagTTGTAATGAAAGAGATGTTAATGCTTCCCGTTACAAAACCAACATATCAGTGTGCATACTGTTTCTGAGAGACTCCATTCCAAATAAAAGTGTTCTCACTCTCTGGCGTTTTGCTTTCCTGAAAGTTAAAGTACATGACGAGTTCAACACTGCTTTCAATGAACGTTTTAGTGTTAACTGTTGGCTACGATGGCGGTATTTGGAGCAATACCATGCACTATTCTTAGCTCCTGAAAGAGGAGCTTAACTCACACTCTTTATATGAACAAGATTAggggaaaatggatggctggatggaagtGGAGACGCCCTTTGCTGGCATGgagaatattttaatttaagaagTGGTTAGCGCCCTCTTCTGGCCGTACAAAGACTGCAGCGGTCACAAACGGTAAAACTGAGAACTGTGGACTGATTAATCCATGATAGAACTGCCTGTTTGATACACACTTGTTTACCGTTTTAtgttataattaataattatatccATTTATGTTAGACAAATCACAACACTTCTCtgtcagtgtttacattttcaaatgatcgcTCTAGAAAATCACAATCCTGCATGGAGAGAAGGCCTAATTTTTAACACCATAATGATGACCCCTGGACTGAGGCCTGTCAAGTGATATCAACAGATCTTCTGAGTTTTTAGAGTATATGagcaataaatgtaatttcCTTGTACAAGAAAACAGGTGCACAGCATATCTGCATGGGTACTAGGAATATAGAAATGTCATTTTGAGGTTGCTTTTCAAACAAACCGAATTTTGATGGAGTTATAACAAAGATTATTTGATATTAGTTTTGAAAAAACTTGATACAATATGAaagaagcaaacaacaaaataaaaatgggatacAAGTGTAATAAAATCACCCAAGGCCAGAGGATTAATACATTACAAAAGCTactacaaaatcaaaataaataaaaatcaaaataataaaaaaaattgtatatatcaCCGGGAGGACtgcctaataataataagcacgTCTTTCtaactgctttttaaaaatgtcgaGTGAAAATTAAGTGCTTAAATCAGAcggaaataaattacaaaatttgTCATTCAATGATGAATCGAAtcaaatgttcaaatgaataCTGATAAATAACAATTCACTTAAACTAATGTGTCAATACTCttttataacaaataaataagttgCCCGTGGACGCGGCGGACTACTTTACGTTACGCGGATGTAGTTGAGTTTCTGAGCCACACTGGAACTTCGGTGAGTGGCGGAGGGAAAAAGTAAGAAGGCTTCCTTGGTGGCAAAGAGAGGCTGAGGCGAGGCAAGAATTTCTAGTAACTCGTAAAGCGCAAAGTAAAACGAAACAACCCGACGGAGCGTGACCAACCATATCGTTCCTTGCGGGGAATTGAACGCATTTTCCCCGCTCGTGGCGGCATATCCAGtaggaattttattttatttattcaaacccGTCCAGCGGCAGCAGcagaagaagtagtagtagcagcagcagcgaACTAGCCCCCATCCACAAACGATGTCTGGCGTTGTGCGAGGCCCGGCGGGGAACAACGATTGCCGAATTTACGTGGGCAACCTCCCGCCTGATATCCGCACCAAAGACGTGGAGGAGGTCTTCTACAAGTACGGCACAATTCGAGACATCGACCTAAAAAACCGCAGAGGAGGACCGCCGTTCGCTTTTATTGAGTTCGAAGATCCAAGGTAAGGCGCTCTGATAGCTTAGCTTAAGGCTTTTTCATTCAGTAAACCGCCATTTTGTGGCTAAATGCTATCATTTGTTTTCGCGGGCCGAAACAACACATTTGCACAGTTTTACTGGAAttggactatttttttttgtatattgtgTCTTACTACTGCGTAATTGCCAAAATAATGTTTAACTTATTGACATGGTATCTGTAAAAGATACCAACGTGTGTGCTTAGAAGTTGTTTCTCTTTGTGTTGATTCTCAGTCTCCCAGGTAATGGTAACCCGTAAAGGTTGAATTGAGGCAACTTGACTCTTCCTCATTGTTTTAGTTAGTTATTGTGATAAGATATGACTTGGGAAATTATGCTACTACACCAACAACTTATTTGTAAAatagatgccccccccccacccccccaaaaaaatgtgcacaacTTTTATACCAGCCTAGCTCTTTGTTTAGTGATTAGCATTAAATTGGCCATTTACAAATAGGAAATTCTCCATGGGCATAATTGGGAATAAACCAGAAATGTTTTACTTAAAGCTACTGGACGTAGAATAttcaatttcgaatcgctactgccacctgctgacgaaaaatgaaactgcacgtaccgttcttcacatacacaccacgcacattacgtcacatccgcagacagtgCGTgagaaattctaacccgaatccagtctgaaaactattggccagacgcttgcaggagtacccattgtgaacagatAAGGTAAAAAGCttgttgtaaagttattttgggggaaaaaagttccatattgcaactttaaatGAAAGCTTGATTATCCTAATTAAAAGTAGTTGTGGAAATTTGCCAAATTCTtgattaaaacaaccacatttcTCATTTCATCTTACTTTAATAGATCATGTCGATTGTTGGTAAATGGTGTGCGACATGATTCAAGGATGCTGCTACATTTTgtgcaatagtttttttttgccgtgaccggcaactgGCCACCTACCGTCAATCGCTAGAGAACTGCCAATTCTGCGCCAGTGAATGTGTATCAGCTTGTTTTGTGTTGGATAGAGGGGTTGCCCCAAAAATATTGCGTCACGGGTTCAAATCCCGCTCTgtaccatttattttattttaatatatttatggagtattttttttattttttttttttactatgtttCTATTTCTTGCAGCCAATCCTAAATTGTAAACGCGCCATTTTGTTTCttgtgtttattgaagaattgatgcCGTATTTGCCACATTTAACTATTATTGCTGCCGCGCTGTAGTTTGATTTGCACGCAGTTGCTGAATTATCCACAGTTAAAGCCGCCGAAGGCGCGATTGTTGCATTTTAAGACATAAAGTTTGTTCTACTACCTGATAAGCCTGTTCTGAGTGTTAGGGTTAGCTAATAACAGCTTGTTTTTGGTGGCAAAGCAAAACGTAAACTTTGTGAAAAGTGACAGAACGGGGTTAAGCGAGGCAGGAACCACGCACAGTGCATGACTACGCTGAAATAACCTATTCACGGCCAATCTTCTttgatcaatcaattaatttcccttttgtttttgtgagctGAAATTTTCCTTTTACACGCAAACAAGCTTCAGGTGCGTCGCCGCTTgagtgaagtaaaaaagaaatggaATTAAAGCAATTAAGGTACTTTAATGCACTCACATGTGGGCAAGAAGAGCCATTAATTTTGCCGAGAAGActtataacaaaacaaaatgttgttcACTCCCATCAATTCCCATGGAAAATTCCCATTTTGGATTATTTACAAATGTCCTCAATTTAACTTCCCATGGAAATATACCCAAAATGTTCCAGAAATTGTCCAACTCTCTGCAACCCATCCATCATTCAAAATGGACGAATACACGATTTTAATGCTCTCATTTCCATTGTGACGCGCATCTTCCGTTTCGTGCGCAGGGATGCCGGAGATGCCGTCTACGGCCGGGACGGATACGACTACGACGGCTACCGGCTGCGTGTCGAGTTCCCCCGGAGCGGCAGGGGGTCCAGAGGCAGCAGCTTCAGCGGGGCCGGTGGtggtggcggcggtggcggcggcggagcCCCCAGAGGCCGATACGGGCCCCCATCCAGACGCTCTGAGTACAGGGTGGTTGTGTCGGGTAAGCCTGCTgcatttttgttctgttttaatttattttttggtctaaAAGCAACTTGTCGTTTATATGTGCTACTGCTGTATATTCTTAGTCGTATTAATCAAATAAAGCGAGTGCATGTTCAGGACATCTTTGAAGAGCTTTGGTTTGAGGTGAAAACCATTGTGTGTCTGTGAGACGTTGATGAGTGGCAGCAGCACTAGGACAACCCACAGAAGTATTTGAGGCCAAACAACTTTGAtgctaaaaaaaagcacagcgCGTTTTGTTGCTACCGCAGATGTGACAAATCCGCATCGGTATGAATATCCGAGAACAATAGGATGCGCACAGAACTGAATACAAAGGAAACTGAATGATCCCAGgggcttaactttttttttgtaactttacaagtataacaaaactaaacaacaaTCATACATTTGGCCATCAATTTCAcattacagaaaaataaaatacagtaattattattttttttaaatatacagcaaTGGTTCAAGAGtcacttttttgatttttaaacacaatttatttttcccaaaacagaattaatgtttccattttttggTTTGAAAAGAAGGTAATTATCTCCATACTTTCAATTGTGTTCATAATACTTATCCAATCATTAAAACCCTAACGCTGGAAAAACACTAGCGTTTCCGTTTCTGTTAAGTTAGCGGTTCGAGCCGGTGAAGCGCTGAGCCAAATGGCATTCCGAGCTCCGGGAACCAATTACTGTAATATCCGCATTCGGACATCATTCATATATCACACAGTCAGCATCATGGTGAGATGATGGGGGCCATCTTGTGTGTTCAGGGCTCCCCCAGAGTGGCAGCTGGCAGGACCTGAAGGACCACATGCGCGAGGCGGGCGATGTGTGCTACGCAGACGTGTACCGGGACGGCACCGGCGTTGTAGAGTTTGTGCGCAAGGAAGACATGACCTATGCCGTCCGAAAGCTGGACAACTCCAAATTCCGCTCGCATGAGGTATGTTGTTAGCGCTTTGGTCTCTTGGCACTGTggatttgtgtgcgtgtgccatGTGAGGTGAGTACCGCTTTCCGGCCAcgctccccacacacacacacacacacacacacaccacctgtTCCTCACCCTCTCCCCCCTCCAAATCGGCACCCTTCCACCTACAATGTGCAGTTCTCTTGTGTGCCGCCAGGGAGAGACGGCGTACGTTCGCGTGAAATTAGACGGTCCCCGCAGCCCGAGTTACGGACGATCCCGCTCCCGCAGCCGCGGCAGCCGGAGCAGGAGCCGCAGTCGCACCCCCAGCCGCAGCCGGAGCCGCAGCGACTCCCGAGGACGCGGACGGGCGTCGCCACGCTACTCGCCGAGACACAGCTGCTCTCGATCCCGATCACGCTCCTAGAAAATCTGGTGGCGTTGTGCCCTTTTTGACCTCCCTCCCGCCCAGTGATGTAACTAGGGTTGCAAAGGGGTAGGGAATTTCCGGCATGTTTCCGGAACATTTCCAGTAAATTGTCATGGAAAGTTAAGCTGGGGAATTTTTGGAAAAGGTATTGTTGACGAACTTAAATGTTAATGTTTTGTCATAAGCAGATGTTCATGCTTTCTTTCATGAAGTTGTAAACAATTtctagtcattaaaaaaaaaaaaaaaaaaacagtaattcaATTTTACTCGCCTCCCAGCCGTTTTAAACAATCCAGGATGCGGATGCAATTTgtgcaatctaaaaaaaaaagggccaattaaaaaaaattaatggggaGTTCGCAGATAATGTTCTTATTTCTTGTGTATCAAATTGGAGACTTTAGAAAGGGAGAGAAGACTGAATCCCCTCTCTGTCCCACCCACACTGATTGCAAGCTACAATTCCCACAAATTCCCGTTTATTCCCATGAAAACTTTGAGAGAGAGAAACCCTCACAAAACCTGAATTTTGCAACCCTAGATATAACCCCaacaccatttttttaacctctaTTTTTTGTCCTTGTACAGTAGATGAATTTGGTATGTAGTTGTacaccccctccctcccttttcTTCCCTTCTCGCCCCAAAAATGTTGAGCCACACAATGTTTTTTGCAAGTTttaggagggggaaaaaaaaaaggaaaaatggctTGTCATAGGATATTTGGACAGAGACACCAACGCTTTAACTATATTTTACCTTGTGTCTTCCTTTAGACTTCAGAAGAGAAGGATTAAAGTGATTTGGAATAAAAACCCATTGTGGTGGAGCACATTTCATTTGTATGGTCAGGATAGGACATCAAATGGAGGCCATGGTATGCTTCACATTCCGTCAATCATGTCATTGCTTTATTCTTGTTGTCGTGCATGTCATAGATTTGAAACACGCCTCTTTGGCCTGTTACAGACAAAAAGTGTTGTGATGTAAATGTAACATCTTTGCTGTCATCTGTAAATGAAAACTCTGACTTGATGCACCATGttagggatttttttccctgctcgctcgcattttttttttttttgccccaaatttgtATACGTTCTGTTCTAACGGTCTGCCTCTGATTTTCTTCCTGGTATTTCAAGGTTTTGATTGGAGAGGAGTGGCTCAGTGGATCGCAATCCTTTGGAGCTGGATCGATTTTTAGGAAAGGGATTATAGGCAAGGATGGATGCTCGGGAACGGGATCAGTTT
The genomic region above belongs to Vanacampus margaritifer isolate UIUO_Vmar chromosome 5, RoL_Vmar_1.0, whole genome shotgun sequence and contains:
- the aldoca gene encoding fructose-bisphosphate aldolase C-A: MTHQFATLSEAQKKELHESAMRIVSPGKGILAADESVGSMAKRLAQVGVENTEENRRQFRQILFSADERVNGCIGGIIFFHETLYQHSDAGVGFVKMIRDRGILVGVKVDKGVVPLPGTCGETTSQGLDGLAERCAQYKKDGASFAKWRCVMKISDANPSKLAISENANVLARYSSICQQQGMVPIIEPELLPDGDHDLKRCQYVTEKVLTAVYQAMSDHHVYLEGTLLKPNMVTPGHGCSKKYSPEDVAMATLTALRRTVPPAVAGVAFLSGGQSEEEASVHLNAINNCPLAKPWTLTFSFGRALQASALRAWRGHKENEKAATEQFIKRAEVNSLACRGKYKGADNYADSAHGVYGSCYSY
- the srsf1a gene encoding serine/arginine-rich splicing factor 1A — translated: MSGVVRGPAGNNDCRIYVGNLPPDIRTKDVEEVFYKYGTIRDIDLKNRRGGPPFAFIEFEDPRDAGDAVYGRDGYDYDGYRLRVEFPRSGRGSRGSSFSGAGGGGGGGGGGAPRGRYGPPSRRSEYRVVVSGLPQSGSWQDLKDHMREAGDVCYADVYRDGTGVVEFVRKEDMTYAVRKLDNSKFRSHEGETAYVRVKLDGPRSPSYGRSRSRSRGSRSRSRSRTPSRSRSRSDSRGRGRASPRYSPRHSCSRSRSRS